One genomic region from Dermacentor variabilis isolate Ectoservices chromosome 6, ASM5094787v1, whole genome shotgun sequence encodes:
- the LOC142584836 gene encoding glutamate receptor ionotropic, kainate 2-like has translation MREHKLVPVLLLLLPLLSSRSAMADIKIGGIFETGEDVLEMAFSSAVDRINTMGLGEPGAQFVTPGSRLLARVEHTERLDSFQASRKVCALLEEGVAAVFGPQSGEASAAVRSACAVLDVPHMETRWDYRVRPDNHSVNLFPHPVALGKAYLDFIKHKDWRNFAVLYEENDALIRLQEILKDPLMRERKVVVRQFEPGAEYRKVLKDVGKSGIKNIVLDVPIEHVHTALKHAQQVDMMSEYHNYFITSLDAHTVDMEDFQYGGTNISAFRLVDTNAKEFDEVARDWMTRRLRHGQKGEGNLYRTKVALMYDAVRLFATALRDLQPNNGPKIQVRPLSCETEEPWSQGNSFVKYMRMINIQGLTGNIRFNPNGHRTDMRLTVMEITHNGLREAGEWTMHGGINITTNYSRHLEEARLHLMNKTLIVTTLVQPPYTMLKENHQELEGNAKYEGYCIDLLDEIAKLPDINIKYKIREVADKAHGRRDDKNEWNGMIGELLQGKADLAIADLTITYVREEVVDFTMPFMNLGISILYKKADKKPPWLFSFLAPLSLEVWIYMSTAFLGVSLFLFVVARFSPYEWVNPHPCDPRPAELENRFTIWNTLWFTIGCLMQQGCDVTPRALSTRVAAGMWWFFTLIMVSSYTANLAAFLTVERLVSPIESVADLAKQTSIQYGCLQSGSTQAFFKESEFPTYKKMWHVMQAARPSVFTESNYKGIERVRRGKYAYLMESTSIEYAIERNCDLTQIGSLLDNKGYGIATPPGSPYRTMLSQAILQLQESGTLHVLKERWWKKRHIVKKCPKEEASASKGTSALGLANVGGVFVVLLTGSCIACITAIVEFVWRSSKALPEEREPLCSELCRELRFTLTCGGKKPVRTKGDDRGVPPGSGSGENGLPFMPLTGYGAVVSKDSFS, from the exons ATGCGGGAGCACAAACTCGTcccggtgctgctgctgctgctgccgctgctcagCAGCCGGTCAGCCATGGCTGACATCAAGATCG GCGGGATCTTTGAGACAGGCGAAGACGTGCTCGAAATGGCCTTCAGCTCGGCCGTGGACCGGATCAACACCATGGGCTTGGGCGAGCCCGGCGCCCAGTTCGTCACCCCTGGTTCACGCCTGCTAGCCCGCGTCGAGCACACCGAGCGCCTTGACTCCTTCCAA GCATCGCGCAAGGTGTGCGCCTTGCTCGAGGAAGGCGTGGCCGCCGTGTTCGGTCCACAGTCGGGCGAGGCGAGTGCCGCGGTTCGGTCGGCATGCGCCGTGCTCGACGTGCCGCACATGGAGACTCGCTGGGACTACCGCGTGAGGCCCGACAACCACTCGGTCAACCTGTTCCCGCACCCGGTCGCCCTGGGAAAGGCGTACCTGGACTTCATCAAGCACAAGGACTGGCGCAACTTCGCCGTCCTTTACGAGGAGAACGACG CGCTGATCCGGCTGCAAGAGATCCTGAAGGACCCGCTGATGCGTGAGCGCAAGGTCGTCGTCCGGCAGTTCGAGCCCGGCGCCGAGTACCGCAAGGTGCTCAAGGACGTCGGCAAGAGCGGCATCAAGAACATCGTGCTCGACGTACCCATTGAGCACGTGCACACGGCGCTCAAACAC GCCCAGCAGGTTGACATGATGTCCGAGTACCACAACTACTTCATCACGTCATTG GATGCCCACACGGTGGATATGGAAGACTTCCAGTATGGCGGCACCAACATCTCGGCCTTCCGCCTGGTCGACACCAACGCCAAGGAGTTCGATGAAGTGGCGCGGGACTGGATGACGCGGCGGCTCCGCCATGGACAGAAGGGCGAAGGCAACTTGTACCGG ACGAAAGTTGCTCTGATGTACGACGCCGTGAGGCTGTTTGCCACGGCACTTCGAGACCTGCAACCGAACAACGGACCCAAGATTCAAGTGCGGCCACTTTCGTGCGAAACCGAGGAACCGTGGTCGCAGGGAAACTCGTTCGTGAAGTACATGCGAATG ATTAACATTCAAGGCTTAACTGGCAACATCAGATTTAATCCCAATGGCCACCGGACGGATATGAGGCTCACCGTCATGGAAATCACTCACAATGGGCTCCGCGAG GCCGGCGAATGGACAATGCACGGCGGCATCAACATCACCACGAACTACTCACGGCACCTCGAAGAGGCCCGCCTGCACCTTATGAACAAGACACTTATAGTCACCACGCTCGTg CAACCCCCGTACACGATGCTGAAAGAGAACCACCAGGAGCTGGAGGGCAACGCTAAGTACGAGGGCTACTGTATCGATTTGCTCGACGAGATCGCCAAGCTGCCGGACATCAACATCAAGTACAAGATTCGTGAGGTGGCTGACAAGGCGCACGGCAGGCGAGACGACAAGAACGAGTGGAACGGCATGATCGGGGAGCTGCTGCAAGGG AAGGCAGACTTGGCCATCGCCGACCTGACCATCACGTACGTACGGGAGGAGGTGGTGGACTTCACGATGCCGTTCATGAACCTGGGCATCAGCATTCTCTACAAGAAAGCGGACAAGAAGCCTCCGTGGCTGTTCTCTTTCTTGGCGCCGCTCTCCCTGGAGGTGTGGATATACATGTCCACCGCATTCCTGGGCGtctccctctttctctttgtGGTGGCGCGGTTCAGCCCGTACGAGTGGGTGAACCCACACCCGTGCGACCCTAGGCCCGCCGAGCTAGAGAACCGTTTCACCATATGGAACACCCTGTGGTTCACCATTGGCTGCCTGATGCAGCAGGGATGCGACGTGACCCCGCGTGCGCTGTCGACGCGAGTAGCGGCCGGCATGTGGTGGTTCTTCACCCTCATCATGGTCTCCTCGTACACGGCCAATTTGGCCGCCTTCCTGACCGTCGAACGACTCGTGTCTCCGATCGAAAGCGTCGCGGACCTGGCCAAGCAGACGAGCATCCAGTACGGGTGCCTGCAGTCGGGATCCACCCAGGCCTTCTTTAAG GAATCCGAGTTCCCCACCTACAAGAAAATGTGGCACGTGATGCAGGCCGCACGGCCCAGCGTGTTTACCGAATCCAACTACAAGGGCATAGAACGAGTGCGTCGCGGGAAATACGCCTACCTGATGGAGTCCACATCCATCGAGTACGCGATCGAGAGGAACTGCGATCTCACCCAAATCGGCTCGCTCCTCGACAACAAGGGCTACGGCATTGCCACGCCGCCTG GGTCCCCGTACCGCACGATGCTGTCCCAGGCGATCCTGCAGCTTCAGGAGAGTGGCACCCTGCACGTGCTCAAGGAGCGTTGGTGGAAGAAGCGGCACATCGTCAAAAAGTGCCCCAAGGAGGAGGCAAGCGCGTCCAAGGGCACCTCGGCCCTGGGCCTGGCGAACGTGGGCGGCGTCTTCGTCGTCCTGTTGACCGGCTCCTGCATCGCCTGCATCACGGCAATCGTCGAGTTCGTTTGGCGCTCTAGCAAGGCGCTGCCCGAGGAGAGG GAGCCCCTGTGCTCGGAACTGTGCCGCGAGCTGCGGTTCACGCTGACGTGCGGCGGGAAGAAGCCCGTGCGCACCAAGGGCGACGACCGGGGCGTGCCGCCGGGCTCCGGCAGCGGCGAGAACGGGCTGCCGTTCATGCCCTTGACGGGATACGGCGCTGTCGTCTCCAAGGACAGCTTCTCCTGA